In the genome of Psychrilyobacter piezotolerans, the window GCCAACCACGGGAGTTTTGCCTCTAATTCCGGTGGAAATATCGGGGAAATGGGAGAGTTAAACGGCATACCTCAGATCTGGTGGCCGGATCACTGTATAGAAAATACCCATGGATCGGAGTTACATAAGGATTTAAAACCTGTAAAAAATAAAATTTACAAGGGGAGTAATCCAAAATATGATTCCTACAGCGGATTTTTTGATGCCAATGGAGAGCCTACAAAATTAAATACTCTATTAAAGAAAAATGATATAGACACCCTCTATGTAATGGGATTAGCTACCGATTATTGTGTTAAATTCACAGTTTTAGATGCACTAAAATTAGGATACAAAGTTAATTTAATTACAGCAGGATGCAGGGGAGTAAACTTATCTCCTGCCGATTCAGAGGAAGCCATTAACGAAATGAAAAGATTTGGAGCCATAATTATATAGGCTGAATAAAAAAAAGCTAACGCTTCTTCAACCCCCAGCCCCCATCTTGGGGGTTTTTGGTATAATAACTATTATGACTACTATTACACTTAAAGATATTCTTACCAACGACAACCTAAAAGCTTTTTTTAAGCATCATTTTAAATTCTTTTTGAATTTCCCCAAGAGTTTTATTCACTT includes:
- the pncA gene encoding bifunctional nicotinamidase/pyrazinamidase, with translation MKKALLVVDVQNDFCKGGALEVKGARDIFPLINKLIDEFNKDGHLVVATMDWHPANHGSFASNSGGNIGEMGELNGIPQIWWPDHCIENTHGSELHKDLKPVKNKIYKGSNPKYDSYSGFFDANGEPTKLNTLLKKNDIDTLYVMGLATDYCVKFTVLDALKLGYKVNLITAGCRGVNLSPADSEEAINEMKRFGAIII